In Apium graveolens cultivar Ventura chromosome 10, ASM990537v1, whole genome shotgun sequence, the following are encoded in one genomic region:
- the LOC141692261 gene encoding uncharacterized protein LOC141692261, producing MRSVMKILSWVIVFLGLFPSGFSLIDEFGQAFPIVEPDPGHTKLRLARDGLEAIKRITTPIAAVAVIGPYRSGKSFLLNQLLSLSCNEGFGVGHMRDTKTKGIWVWGTPIEVDIDGVRTSVFYLDTEGFESIGKSNVYDDRIFALATVLSSVLIYNLPETIREADISRLSFAVELAEEFYGRVKGQDVAFEPAKLLWLIQRDFLQGKSVKEMVDQALQHVPNSDGDKYIDQINHIRDSLAIMGDNSTAFSLPQPHLQRTKLCDLKDSDLDPSYVKKRDQLKELVVSVIRPKVVQGKFLNGKEFVSFLEQILEALNKGEIPSTGSLVEVFNKGILERCLKLYNDRMEKVVLPVSEESLQAAHEASREVSLKSFDEQHFGRHHAKKSVEQLNEEIEKVHKNFIMVNEYNSAKLCEGLYTRCEDKMDQLQVLRLPSMAKFNAGFLQCNRSFEKECVGPSKTSYENRMMKMLGKSKSLFIKEYNHRLYNWLVGFSLVMVVVGRFIIKFFLIEMGAWIMFIFLETYTRMFWSAEALYYNPVWHFVVATWETLVYSPILDVDRWAIPLGIIVLVLVIYWRCYGRRKHGSQWLLPMYNSPKDRRRSE from the exons ATGAGATCAGTTATGAAGATTTTGAGCTGGGTCATTGTGTTTCTTGGCTTATTTCCATCTGGGTTTTCTTTGATTGATGAATTTGGTCAAGC GTTTCCTATTGTAGAACCTGATCCTGGTCATACAAAACTTCGCCTTGCGAGGGATGGACTGGAAGCAATTAAAAGGATTACTACCCCAATTGCGGCTGTTGCT GTAATTGGTCCATATCGCTCTGGAAAATCGTTTCTGCTTAACCAGCTTCTCTCACTTTCCTGTAATGAAG GTTTTGGTGTTGGGCACATGCGTGATACTAAAACAAAAG GTATATGGGTATGGGGAACTCCTATTGAGGTAGATATTGATGGAGTTAGAACTTCCGTCTTTTATCTCGATACAGAGGGGTTTGAAAGTATTGGGAAGTCAAATGTTTACGATGATAG GATTTTTGCATTGGCGACTGTTCTGAGTTCTGTGCTTATCTATAATTTGCCCGAGACG ATTCGTGAAGCAGACATATCTCGGTTGTCATTTGCAGTTGAGCTCGCTGAAGAGTTCTACGGAAG GGTGAAG GGGCAAGATGTGGCCTTCGAACCAGCTAAGCTCCTATGGCTTATACAACGCGACTTCTTGC AAGGAAAGTCCGTGAAAGAAATGGTGGATCAAGCTCTTCAACATGTTCCTAATTCCGATG GTGATAAATACATTGATCAG ATCAATCACATCCGTGATTCCTTAGCTATTATGGGTGACAATAGTACAGCCTTCAGCTTACCACAG CCTCATCTTCAGCGGACAAAGCTTTGTGACTTGAAGGATAGTGATCTTGATCCAAGTTATGTCAAGAAGCGAGATCAATTGAAAGAACTTGTTGTGTCCGTCATTCGTCCAAAAGTAGTGCAAGGCAAATTTTTGAATGGAAAGGAGTTTGTATCTTTTCTAGAGCAG ATCCTTGAAGCCTTGAATAAGGGAGAAATCCCTTCAACTGGTTCTCTAGTAGAGGTTTTTAACAAGGGAATTCTGGAGCGATGTCTGAAATTGTACAATGATAGGATGGAAAAAGTGGTTTTACCTGTCTCTGAGGAGTCTCTGCAAGCAGCTCATGAAGCTTCGAGAGAAGTATCATTGAAGTCTTTTGACGAGCAACATTTTGGTCGTCACCATGCAAAAAAATCAGTTGAACAATTgaatgaagaaattgagaaa GTGCATAAGAATTTCATTATGGTAAATGAATATAATTCTGCAAAGTTATGTGAGGGACTATATACTAGGTGTGAAGACAAAATGGACCAACTTCAAGTCCTCAGACTTCCATCTATGGCAAAATTTAATGCAGGTTTCCTCCAGTGCAACAGAAGTTTTGAGAAGGAATGTGTTGGCCCATCTAAAACCAGCTATGAGAATAGAATGATGAAG ATGTTGGGAAAATCAAAGTCTCTGTTTATTAAAGAATATAACCATCGCCTCTATAATTGGCTGGTGGGCTTTTCTCTTGTCATGGTGGTGGTAGGAAGATTTATTATTAAGTTCTTTCTGATTGAGATGGGAGCATGGATAATGTTTATATTCTTAGAGACATACACAAGGATGTTTTGGTCAGCGGAGGCTCTTTATTACAACCCAGTTTGGCATTTTGTAGTAGCGACTTGGGAAACACTTGTTTACAGCCCTATTCTTGATGTGGACAG ATGGGCCATTCCTCTTGGTATAATAGTATTGGTCTTGGTAATATATTGGCGGTGTTAtggaaggagaaaacatggttCCCAGTGGCTGTTGCCTATGTACAACAGTCCAAAAGATCGACGAAGATCAGAGTAA